One genomic window of Rhizomicrobium sp. includes the following:
- a CDS encoding peptidoglycan-binding protein — protein sequence MAALQKAAAQAIVNIFETGSIKGDYSNVTLMSGDTGLLTYGRSQTTLASGNLALLIQDYCQRPDGQLSTDFKPYLAKLEACDPALDHDLALRSLLKDAGDDPVMREVQDSFFDRVYWDPAARSADALGVQSALGAAIVYDSTVHGSWARVRDRTRQKYGELRDIGEDAWMGHYLDTRRAWLASSPNALLHKTVYRMDALKQIAKAGNWTLNLPLQVRGLTISAEAFNVGDPVKVPAEGTPRRQLRLKNPPMTGPDVSWLQQRLTRAGIRVADDGTFGAATDAAVRAFQSANDLKADGIVGPVTRTLLEDMPLSAPASPATAVADEPMPAMAQPRPVAPPAAAPAPSSGDPSSDIKQHVSAEVQSGVQKIQKSIADGHKELIRQVSTERPAAVAASLPDGKAISTVLENVMAKSRPVLAATASVAILGLAQARDAIAWVQAGPWTSATKPGAAFSTVAVPNLPQSTTDLSSFLSHAGAYAQAIAEAIPNEWLFRIRILALALICYALYRLVASRIDLKKVQSALAQAQADEKTVENIAHDIQSQLS from the coding sequence TTGGCAGCGCTGCAGAAGGCAGCGGCACAAGCAATTGTAAATATTTTCGAGACTGGGTCGATTAAGGGCGACTACAGCAACGTCACCCTCATGTCTGGCGACACCGGATTGCTCACCTATGGGCGATCCCAGACGACGCTCGCAAGCGGCAACCTCGCGCTCCTGATTCAAGACTATTGCCAGCGCCCCGACGGCCAGTTGAGCACTGACTTCAAGCCCTATCTTGCCAAACTGGAAGCATGCGATCCGGCGCTGGACCATGATCTCGCGCTCCGCAGCCTGCTGAAGGACGCGGGCGACGATCCGGTCATGCGCGAGGTCCAGGATAGCTTCTTCGATCGCGTTTATTGGGATCCCGCGGCGCGTTCCGCCGATGCGCTGGGCGTTCAATCGGCGCTGGGCGCCGCGATCGTTTACGACAGCACCGTGCACGGCTCCTGGGCCCGCGTGCGCGACCGCACGAGACAGAAATACGGCGAGCTTCGCGATATCGGCGAGGACGCCTGGATGGGCCATTACCTCGATACGCGTCGCGCCTGGCTGGCGTCCTCGCCGAACGCGCTTCTGCACAAGACCGTCTATCGGATGGACGCACTCAAGCAGATCGCCAAAGCCGGCAACTGGACGCTCAACCTGCCGCTTCAGGTTCGCGGCCTTACCATCTCGGCGGAGGCCTTCAACGTCGGCGATCCGGTCAAGGTGCCGGCCGAGGGTACGCCGCGCCGCCAACTGCGCCTCAAGAATCCGCCGATGACCGGCCCCGATGTCAGCTGGCTCCAACAACGCCTTACCCGCGCCGGAATCCGCGTGGCGGATGATGGGACTTTCGGCGCCGCGACCGACGCGGCCGTTCGGGCTTTCCAATCGGCGAACGATCTGAAGGCTGACGGCATCGTGGGTCCGGTGACACGGACCCTGCTCGAAGACATGCCGCTGTCGGCGCCGGCTTCGCCGGCCACCGCCGTCGCGGACGAGCCGATGCCCGCCATGGCGCAGCCTCGACCGGTAGCGCCGCCCGCCGCCGCGCCGGCTCCGTCAAGCGGCGATCCGTCCTCCGATATCAAGCAGCATGTCAGCGCCGAGGTGCAATCCGGCGTCCAGAAAATCCAAAAGAGCATCGCGGACGGGCATAAGGAGCTGATACGTCAAGTCTCGACCGAGCGACCGGCCGCCGTTGCCGCCTCGCTCCCCGACGGCAAGGCGATCAGCACCGTACTGGAAAACGTGATGGCCAAGAGCCGTCCGGTGCTTGCCGCGACCGCCAGTGTCGCCATCCTGGGTCTTGCCCAGGCGCGCGATGCCATTGCCTGGGTTCAGGCCGGGCCGTGGACGTCTGCGACCAAGCCAGGCGCCGCCTTCAGTACCGTGGCCGTGCCGAACCTTCCCCAATCGACCACGGACTTGTCGTCATTTCTGTCGCACGCGGGCGCCTATGCGCAGGCGATCGCCGAAGCCATCCCCAACGAATGGCTGTTCCGCATTCGGATTCTTGCGCTGGCGCTGATCTGCTACGCGCTGTACCGCCTGGTCGCCTCTCGCATCGATTTGAAGAAGGTCCAAAGCGCGCTGGCCCAGGCACAGGCCGACGAAAAGACGGTCGAGAACATCGCGCACGATATCCAGAGCCAGCTTTCATAG